A DNA window from Massilia putida contains the following coding sequences:
- the hscA gene encoding Fe-S protein assembly chaperone HscA, whose product MALLQISEPGMSTAPHQHRLAVGIDLGTTNSLVATVRHSIPEVLSDEDGRALLPSVVRYLPNGHANIGYKAMAARTTDPKNTIVSVKRFMGRGLKDIAHVENLPYDFVDAPGMVQLKTVAGVKSPVEVSAQILATLRQTAEDALGDELVGAVITVPAYFDDAQRQATKDAAQLAGLNVLRLLSEPTAAAIAYGLDHGKEGVFAVYDLGGGTFDISILKLSKGVFEVLSTGGDSALGGDDFDQRLFCYITQQAGLAPLSEVDTATLMVKARQAKELLSTNEETTVEAILKSGEVVQVTVTAKTFAEITQPLVAKTMNAVRKAMRDANVSVEDVDGVVLVGGATRMPHIRRAVGDFFKTIPHANIDPDKVVALGAAIQANLLAGNRAAGDDWLLLDVIPLSLGIETMGGLVEKIIPRNSTIPCARAQEFTTFKDGQTALAVHVVQGERELVSDCRSLARFELRGIPPMAAGAARIRVTYQVDADGLLSVSARETRSGVEASITVKPSYGLGDDEVARMLQDSYNSAQVDMVARALREEQVEAERILLATQSALDTDADLLSDDEQDAIAKLVHAVRDAMMRSNDADIPADSRQNVLHDAVQALAHGTEEFAARRMDKSVRKVLAGKSLDQV is encoded by the coding sequence ATGGCACTATTGCAGATCTCCGAACCCGGCATGTCGACCGCGCCGCACCAGCACCGGCTGGCGGTGGGTATCGACCTGGGCACCACCAACTCCCTCGTCGCGACCGTGCGCCACTCGATCCCGGAAGTGCTCTCCGACGAGGACGGCCGCGCGCTGCTGCCATCGGTCGTGCGCTACCTGCCGAACGGCCACGCCAATATCGGCTACAAGGCCATGGCGGCCCGCACCACCGACCCGAAGAACACCATCGTCTCCGTCAAGCGGTTCATGGGCCGCGGCCTGAAGGACATCGCGCACGTCGAGAACCTGCCGTACGATTTTGTCGATGCGCCGGGCATGGTCCAATTGAAGACGGTGGCCGGCGTGAAGTCGCCCGTCGAAGTCTCCGCGCAGATCCTGGCCACCTTGCGCCAGACGGCCGAGGATGCGCTCGGCGATGAACTGGTCGGCGCCGTCATCACCGTGCCCGCGTACTTCGACGACGCGCAGCGCCAGGCGACCAAGGACGCGGCCCAGCTGGCCGGCCTGAACGTGCTGCGCCTGCTGTCCGAACCGACGGCCGCCGCCATCGCGTATGGCCTCGACCACGGCAAGGAAGGCGTGTTCGCCGTGTACGACCTGGGCGGCGGCACGTTCGACATCTCGATCCTGAAGTTGTCGAAAGGCGTGTTCGAAGTGCTGTCCACGGGTGGCGATTCCGCGCTCGGCGGCGACGACTTCGACCAGCGCCTGTTCTGCTACATTACGCAGCAGGCCGGCCTCGCGCCGCTGTCCGAAGTGGACACCGCGACCTTGATGGTCAAGGCGCGCCAGGCCAAGGAACTGCTGTCGACGAACGAAGAGACGACCGTCGAGGCGATCCTGAAATCGGGCGAAGTCGTACAGGTGACCGTCACCGCGAAAACCTTCGCCGAGATCACCCAGCCGCTCGTCGCGAAGACGATGAACGCCGTGCGCAAGGCGATGCGCGACGCGAACGTGTCGGTCGAAGACGTCGACGGCGTCGTGCTCGTCGGCGGCGCCACGCGCATGCCGCACATCCGCCGCGCCGTCGGCGACTTTTTCAAGACGATCCCGCACGCGAACATCGACCCGGACAAGGTCGTCGCGCTGGGCGCCGCGATCCAGGCGAACCTCCTGGCGGGCAACCGCGCGGCCGGCGACGACTGGCTGCTGCTGGACGTGATCCCGCTGTCGCTCGGCATCGAGACGATGGGTGGCCTGGTCGAGAAGATCATCCCCCGTAACTCGACGATCCCGTGCGCCCGCGCGCAGGAGTTCACGACGTTCAAGGATGGCCAGACGGCGCTGGCCGTGCACGTGGTGCAGGGCGAGCGCGAACTCGTGTCCGACTGCCGTTCGCTGGCGCGCTTCGAACTGCGCGGCATCCCGCCGATGGCGGCCGGCGCGGCGCGCATCCGCGTCACGTACCAGGTCGACGCGGACGGGTTGCTGTCGGTGTCGGCGCGCGAGACGCGCTCCGGTGTGGAAGCGTCGATCACCGTGAAGCCGTCGTACGGCCTCGGCGACGACGAGGTGGCGCGCATGCTGCAGGACTCGTACAACTCGGCGCAGGTCGACATGGTCGCGCGCGCGCTGCGCGAGGAACAGGTCGAGGCCGAGCGCATCCTGCTCGCCACGCAGTCCGCGCTCGATACGGACGCGGATCTGCTGAGCGACGACGAGCAGGACGCGATCGCGAAGCTGGTGCACGCCGTGCGCGACGCGATGATGCGGTCGAACGACGCGGACATCCCCGCCGACTCGCGCCAGAACGTGCTGCACGACGCCGTGCAGGCGCTGGCGCACGGCACCGAGGAATTCGCGGCGCGGCGCATGGACAAGAGCGTGCGCAAGGTGTTGGCCGGCAAGTCGCTGGATCAGGTATAA
- the hscB gene encoding Fe-S protein assembly co-chaperone HscB: MQNHFELFQLPARFDVDMEALDAAYREVQGRVHPDRFVNASDAEKRVAMQWATRANEAYQTLRNPMLRARYLCELNGVDLQTESNTAMPMDFLMEQMELREALSDARVAKDAGALDELDARIRGERKQRLAQVGKLLDAGDYPQAAQGVRALMFLDKFGDELHYAFEALES, encoded by the coding sequence GTGCAAAACCACTTCGAGCTGTTCCAGCTGCCGGCCAGGTTCGACGTCGACATGGAGGCGCTGGACGCCGCTTATCGCGAAGTCCAGGGCCGCGTCCATCCGGACCGTTTCGTGAACGCGAGCGACGCGGAAAAACGCGTCGCGATGCAATGGGCCACGCGCGCCAACGAGGCCTACCAGACCTTGCGCAATCCGATGCTGCGCGCGCGCTACCTGTGCGAGCTGAATGGCGTCGACCTGCAGACGGAGTCGAACACGGCGATGCCGATGGACTTCCTGATGGAGCAGATGGAGCTGCGCGAAGCGCTGTCCGACGCGCGCGTCGCGAAGGATGCCGGCGCGCTCGACGAGCTGGACGCGCGCATCCGCGGCGAGCGCAAGCAGCGCCTGGCGCAGGTCGGCAAGCTGCTCGACGCGGGCGATTATCCCCAGGCGGCGCAGGGCGTGCGGGCGCTGATGTTCCTCGATAAATTCGGCGACGAATTGCATTACGCGTTCGAGGCGCTGGAGTCGTAG
- the iscA gene encoding iron-sulfur cluster assembly protein IscA yields the protein MAVTLTEKAAKHINRYLERRGKGVGLRFGVRTTGCSGLAYKLEYVDEAAAEDAVFESHGVKVFVDPKSLPYIDGTELDFAREGLNEGFRFNNPNVKDNCGCGESFRV from the coding sequence ATGGCTGTGACCCTCACCGAAAAAGCCGCAAAGCACATCAACCGTTACCTCGAGCGCCGGGGCAAGGGCGTGGGCCTGCGTTTCGGCGTGCGCACGACCGGCTGCTCCGGCCTGGCCTACAAGCTGGAATACGTCGACGAAGCGGCGGCCGAAGACGCGGTCTTCGAGTCGCATGGCGTGAAAGTCTTCGTCGACCCCAAGAGCCTGCCGTACATCGACGGCACCGAGCTCGATTTCGCCCGCGAAGGCCTGAACGAGGGCTTCCGCTTCAACAACCCGAACGTCAAGGACAATTGCGGTTGCGGCGAAAGCTTCCGCGTCTGA
- the iscU gene encoding Fe-S cluster assembly scaffold IscU, producing MAYSDKVLDHYENPRNVGSFDKNADDVGTGMVGAPACGDVMKLQIKVNEAGVIEDAKFKTYGCGSAIASSSLVTEWVKGKSLDEALSIKNTQIAEELALPPVKIHCSILAEDAIKAAVADYKQKHGAEEKAA from the coding sequence ATGGCATATTCCGACAAAGTCCTCGACCACTACGAAAACCCGCGCAACGTCGGCTCGTTCGACAAGAACGCCGACGACGTCGGCACCGGCATGGTCGGCGCACCGGCCTGCGGCGACGTGATGAAGCTGCAGATCAAGGTCAACGAAGCGGGCGTCATCGAAGACGCGAAATTCAAGACCTACGGCTGCGGCTCGGCGATCGCGTCGAGCTCGCTCGTGACCGAATGGGTCAAGGGCAAATCGCTGGACGAAGCGCTGTCGATCAAGAACACGCAGATCGCCGAAGAACTGGCGCTGCCGCCGGTGAAGATCCACTGCTCGATCCTGGCCGAAGACGCCATCAAGGCGGCTGTCGCCGACTACAAGCAGAAGCACGGCGCCGAAGAAAAAGCCGCGTGA
- a CDS encoding IscS subfamily cysteine desulfurase, giving the protein MNAPLDKKIEQSFATAPHFPIYMDYSATTPIDPRVADKMIPYLREQFGNPASRSHAYGWSAEAAVEEARAQVASLVGADPREIIWTSGATESNNLALKGAAQFYKSKGKHIITVKTEHKAVLDTVRELERQGFEATYLEPQDNGLISLEQLEAAIRPDTILVSVMFVNNEIGVIQPIKEIGELCRKKGIIFHSDAAQATGKVEINLEELKVDLMSFSAHKTYGPKGIGALYVRRKPRVRLEAQMHGGGHERGLRSGTLAPHQIVGMGEAFRIAKEEMDTELARIKALRDRLAKGLLEIEEVYINGDMEHRVPHNLNVSFNFVEGESLIMAVKDIAVSSGSACTSASLEPSYVLRALGRSDELAHSSIRFTIGRFTTEEDIDFAVKLLKEKVGKLRELSPLWEMHKDGIDLNSIQWAAH; this is encoded by the coding sequence ATGAACGCGCCTTTGGACAAAAAAATCGAGCAGAGCTTCGCGACTGCGCCGCATTTCCCGATCTACATGGATTATTCGGCCACGACGCCGATCGACCCGCGCGTCGCGGACAAGATGATCCCGTACCTGCGCGAGCAGTTCGGCAACCCGGCCTCGCGCAGCCACGCGTACGGCTGGAGCGCCGAGGCGGCCGTCGAGGAAGCGCGTGCGCAGGTGGCAAGCCTCGTCGGCGCCGATCCGCGCGAGATCATCTGGACCTCGGGCGCGACCGAATCGAACAACCTCGCGCTGAAGGGCGCGGCGCAGTTCTACAAGTCGAAGGGCAAGCACATCATCACGGTCAAGACCGAGCACAAGGCCGTGCTGGATACCGTGCGCGAACTGGAACGCCAGGGCTTCGAGGCGACCTACCTGGAACCGCAGGACAATGGCCTGATCTCGCTGGAGCAGCTGGAAGCGGCGATCCGTCCGGACACGATCCTCGTCTCGGTGATGTTCGTGAATAACGAGATCGGCGTGATCCAGCCGATCAAGGAAATCGGCGAACTGTGCCGCAAGAAGGGCATCATCTTCCACAGCGACGCGGCGCAAGCCACCGGCAAGGTCGAGATCAACCTGGAAGAGCTGAAGGTCGATCTGATGAGCTTTTCCGCGCACAAGACCTACGGTCCGAAGGGCATCGGCGCCCTGTACGTGCGCCGCAAGCCGCGCGTGCGCCTGGAAGCGCAGATGCACGGCGGCGGCCATGAGCGCGGCCTGCGTTCGGGCACGCTGGCACCCCACCAGATCGTCGGCATGGGCGAAGCCTTCCGCATCGCCAAGGAAGAAATGGACACCGAACTCGCGCGCATCAAGGCGCTGCGCGACCGCCTGGCCAAGGGCCTGCTGGAGATCGAAGAGGTCTACATCAACGGCGACATGGAACACCGCGTCCCGCACAACCTCAACGTGTCGTTCAACTTCGTCGAAGGCGAATCGCTGATCATGGCCGTCAAGGACATCGCCGTGTCGTCGGGTTCGGCCTGCACCTCGGCGTCGCTGGAGCCGTCGTACGTGCTGCGCGCCCTGGGCCGCAGCGACGAACTGGCACACAGCTCGATCCGCTTCACCATCGGCCGGTTCACGACCGAAGAGGACATCGACTTCGCCGTCAAGCTGCTGAAGGAAAAGGTCGGCAAGCTGCGCGAACTGTCGCCGCTGTGGGAAATGCACAAGGACGGCATCGACCTGAACTCCATCCAGTGGGCAGCCCACTAA
- the iscR gene encoding Fe-S cluster assembly transcriptional regulator IscR: MRLTTKGRFAVTAMIDLALRQGNGPVTLSGISQRQAISLSYLEQLFGKLRRHEIVESVRGPGGGYSLARSADKVTVADIIIAVDEPIDATQCGGKENCHGADAASGTRCMTHELWATLNAKMVDFLDSVTLQDLVDQQKQKDQNVVVMHRHAPSENTEAKHIGVN; the protein is encoded by the coding sequence ATGCGTCTGACCACCAAAGGCCGTTTTGCTGTTACCGCGATGATCGATCTTGCCCTGCGCCAGGGCAATGGTCCAGTCACGCTGTCGGGCATCAGCCAGCGCCAGGCCATTTCGTTGTCCTACCTGGAGCAACTGTTCGGCAAGCTGCGCCGGCACGAGATCGTCGAGTCGGTGCGCGGCCCGGGCGGCGGCTACAGCCTGGCGCGCAGCGCCGACAAGGTGACCGTCGCCGACATCATCATCGCCGTCGACGAACCGATCGATGCGACCCAGTGCGGCGGCAAGGAAAACTGCCACGGCGCCGATGCCGCCAGCGGCACCCGCTGCATGACTCATGAACTGTGGGCGACGCTGAATGCCAAGATGGTCGATTTCCTCGATTCCGTCACCTTGCAGGATCTCGTCGACCAGCAGAAGCAAAAAGATCAGAACGTCGTGGTGATGCACCGTCACGCGCCGTCGGAAAATACTGAAGCTAAGCATATTGGAGTGAACTGA
- a CDS encoding uracil-DNA glycosylase has product MPIPAPIAAALQRADASWRPHLIDGLDAMMRATPDYLPDLANDHYLPTAGRLFAAFALPFDAVRYVLVGEGPYPREESATGVCFMDGAVGPLWSDTGLSKPVNRATSLRNFMKMLLVADGQLSPDDTGGAALAPIAKAARANGSIQTLAELQDNLLGHGFLLLNAALVFRKHVPPVQEARAWVPFQRAVFAALAEKADKPTLVLWGKIAEQLNKVPETAGFPQIHAEHPYNLSFIRHEGMQKLFGPMHLLRR; this is encoded by the coding sequence ATGCCTATTCCCGCGCCCATCGCCGCTGCCCTGCAACGTGCCGACGCCTCCTGGCGCCCGCATCTCATCGACGGTCTCGACGCGATGATGCGCGCGACGCCGGACTACCTTCCGGACCTGGCGAACGACCACTACCTGCCGACGGCCGGCCGCCTGTTCGCGGCGTTTGCTCTACCGTTCGACGCGGTGCGCTATGTGCTGGTGGGGGAGGGCCCATATCCGCGCGAAGAGAGCGCGACGGGCGTGTGCTTCATGGATGGCGCCGTCGGACCGCTGTGGTCGGACACCGGACTGTCGAAGCCCGTCAACCGCGCGACGTCGCTGCGCAACTTCATGAAGATGCTGCTCGTGGCCGACGGCCAGCTGAGCCCGGATGACACGGGCGGCGCGGCGCTGGCTCCGATCGCGAAGGCGGCGCGGGCGAATGGGTCGATCCAGACGCTGGCCGAACTGCAGGACAACCTGCTCGGCCACGGTTTCCTGCTGTTGAATGCGGCGCTCGTGTTCCGCAAGCATGTGCCGCCGGTACAGGAAGCGCGCGCGTGGGTGCCGTTCCAGCGCGCCGTGTTCGCCGCGCTGGCGGAGAAAGCCGACAAGCCGACGCTGGTGTTGTGGGGCAAGATCGCCGAGCAGTTGAACAAGGTGCCGGAGACGGCCGGTTTTCCGCAGATCCACGCCGAGCACCCGTACAACCTGTCGTTCATCCGCCACGAAGGCATGCAAAAGCTGTTCGGCCCAATGCACCTGCTGCGCCGGTAA
- a CDS encoding CBS domain-containing protein encodes MQTIQDVMTRDVQSISPQETVQRAAQMMDELNVGAIPVLDGHKLVGMITDRDITVRSTAAGQAPGQTRVSDVMSTDVRTCAPNQTVDEVLGQMGDVQIRRVPVVDEQSHEVIGIVSLGDMAAKHSAGIDHTLEEISTPAEPDRSGMASQTRH; translated from the coding sequence ATGCAGACCATTCAGGATGTGATGACCCGCGACGTGCAAAGCATTTCGCCGCAGGAAACCGTGCAGCGCGCCGCACAGATGATGGATGAACTGAACGTCGGGGCGATCCCCGTGCTGGACGGCCACAAGCTGGTCGGCATGATCACCGACCGCGACATCACGGTCCGCTCGACCGCGGCCGGCCAGGCGCCCGGACAGACGCGCGTGAGCGACGTGATGAGCACCGACGTGCGCACCTGCGCACCCAACCAGACCGTGGACGAGGTGCTGGGCCAGATGGGCGACGTGCAGATCCGCCGCGTGCCCGTCGTCGACGAGCAATCGCACGAGGTGATCGGCATCGTCTCGCTGGGCGATATGGCGGCCAAGCATTCGGCCGGCATCGATCACACGCTGGAAGAGATCTCGACGCCGGCCGAGCCGGACCGCTCGGGCATGGCGTCGCAGACGCGGCACTGA
- the maiA gene encoding maleylacetoacetate isomerase, whose translation MKLYTYFRSSAAYRVRIALNLKGLQYDAVPVHLLRGGGEQLQANYIKMNPSGLVPTFQDDYITLTQSMAILEYLEDEYPEVPLLPKDAAGRARVRELAQIVACDIHPVNNLRVLRYLVNELGLSEEVKTQWYRHWLLGGLDVLEKHLARDPSAGPLCHGYLPTIADCFLVPQVFNAQRQGIDISVYPNIARINAACVEIPAFVAAHPSNQPDAE comes from the coding sequence ATGAAGCTTTATACCTATTTCCGCAGTTCGGCCGCGTACCGGGTGCGTATCGCGCTCAACCTCAAGGGGCTCCAGTACGATGCGGTCCCGGTGCACCTTTTGCGCGGTGGCGGCGAGCAGCTGCAGGCGAACTACATCAAGATGAATCCCAGCGGCCTCGTCCCCACCTTCCAGGACGACTACATTACGCTGACGCAGTCGATGGCCATCCTCGAGTACCTGGAAGACGAGTACCCGGAAGTCCCGCTGCTGCCGAAGGATGCCGCCGGGCGGGCGCGCGTGCGCGAGCTGGCGCAGATCGTTGCCTGCGACATCCATCCGGTGAACAATCTGCGCGTGCTGCGCTATCTCGTGAACGAGCTCGGCTTGTCGGAAGAGGTCAAGACGCAGTGGTATCGCCACTGGCTGCTGGGCGGCCTCGACGTGCTGGAAAAACACCTGGCGCGCGATCCCAGCGCGGGTCCGCTGTGTCACGGCTATCTGCCGACCATCGCCGACTGCTTCCTCGTACCGCAGGTGTTCAATGCGCAGCGCCAGGGCATCGATATCTCGGTGTATCCGAACATCGCACGCATCAACGCGGCCTGCGTCGAGATCCCGGCCTTCGTGGCGGCGCATCCGTCCAACCAGCCGGACGCGGAATAA
- a CDS encoding fumarylacetoacetate hydrolase family protein produces the protein MKLATLKSGGRDGTLVVVSRDLVTCQAVPKIARTLQQALDEWDHVAPRLRQVYDRLNAGTAAGAESFIEEECASPLPRAFQWADGSAYINHVELVRKARGAQVPPSFYTDPLMYQGGSDSFVGPCDPIAVLSEEWGVDLEAEVAVVTGDVPMGASIEQAAQAVRLVMLVNDVSLRNLIPKELEKGFGFFQSKPASAFSPVAVTPDELGDAWRDSKLCLPLQVTLNDQPFGRPNAGDDMTFSFAQLIAHAAKTRELGAGSIIGSGTVSNKQGSLHGSSIANGGVGYCCLAELRMYETIEQGAPSTPFLRFGDTVRIEMFDADGASIFGAIDQEVAHYHGRKE, from the coding sequence ATGAAACTCGCTACCCTGAAGTCGGGCGGCCGCGACGGTACGCTCGTCGTCGTCAGCCGGGACCTGGTCACCTGCCAGGCCGTCCCCAAGATCGCCCGCACCCTGCAGCAGGCGCTGGACGAGTGGGATCACGTCGCGCCGCGGCTGCGCCAGGTCTACGACCGGCTGAATGCCGGCACGGCGGCCGGGGCCGAATCCTTCATCGAGGAAGAGTGCGCCTCACCGCTGCCGCGGGCTTTCCAGTGGGCCGACGGATCGGCGTACATCAACCACGTGGAACTCGTGCGCAAGGCGCGCGGCGCCCAGGTGCCGCCGTCGTTCTATACGGATCCGCTGATGTACCAGGGCGGTTCGGATTCCTTCGTCGGCCCGTGCGACCCGATCGCCGTGCTGTCCGAGGAGTGGGGCGTCGACCTGGAGGCCGAGGTGGCCGTCGTCACCGGCGACGTGCCGATGGGCGCGAGCATCGAACAGGCGGCGCAGGCCGTCCGCCTCGTCATGCTGGTCAACGATGTGTCGCTGCGCAACCTGATCCCGAAGGAACTGGAAAAAGGCTTCGGATTCTTCCAGTCGAAGCCGGCCAGCGCGTTCTCTCCGGTGGCCGTGACACCGGACGAGCTCGGCGACGCCTGGCGTGACAGCAAGCTGTGCCTGCCGTTGCAGGTGACGTTGAACGACCAGCCGTTCGGCCGTCCGAACGCGGGCGACGACATGACGTTCAGCTTCGCGCAATTGATCGCGCACGCCGCGAAGACGCGCGAGCTCGGCGCCGGTTCCATCATCGGTTCCGGCACGGTGTCGAACAAGCAGGGCAGCTTGCACGGTTCGAGCATCGCCAACGGCGGCGTCGGCTATTGCTGCCTGGCCGAGCTGCGTATGTACGAGACGATCGAGCAAGGGGCGCCCAGCACGCCTTTCCTGCGCTTCGGCGATACTGTCCGTATCGAGATGTTCGATGCCGACGGCGCCAGCATTTTCGGCGCCATCGACCAGGAGGTTGCACACTATCACGGGAGGAAGGAATGA
- a CDS encoding LysR family transcriptional regulator: MNPTLRQMRAFVALAKTGNFTLAAQYMHVTQSALSGLIKELEQTLGVRVVDRNTRRIALTETGNELYPLFSQMIDDLDRALANIADQAQLRKGIVRVAVPQLMACTLLPQVIAAWRARYPDIGISLSDSPVEAVTTRVLSGETDFGIGPERDGAPQLEARELMEMPFEAVVPPDHPLAQHSRLGWSDLAAHPLISLRGQFTERLLADMGRGHDRKEDGARDGERSAERGTTRGTTRDSKGDSKGAAKGDARGDSLREVALRPAHEVTYMTTALAMVASGLGVTVCMPYAAPLVRLHGLHMLPLDTPVLTRRFFVYTREQRSLSPAAAAFIAFLYEWVGADDNPAGALRPR; the protein is encoded by the coding sequence ATGAATCCTACCCTGCGCCAGATGCGCGCCTTCGTTGCCCTGGCAAAGACCGGTAACTTTACGCTTGCCGCGCAGTACATGCACGTTACACAGTCCGCTTTGTCCGGTTTGATCAAAGAGTTGGAGCAAACTCTCGGCGTCCGTGTCGTCGACCGCAATACGCGGCGCATCGCACTCACCGAAACGGGTAACGAGCTGTATCCCCTATTCAGCCAGATGATCGACGACCTCGACCGTGCGCTTGCGAACATTGCGGACCAGGCGCAACTCAGGAAAGGCATCGTGCGCGTGGCCGTGCCTCAATTGATGGCGTGCACCCTACTGCCGCAAGTGATCGCGGCATGGCGCGCGCGTTACCCGGACATCGGCATCAGCCTGTCCGATTCGCCGGTGGAAGCGGTGACGACGCGCGTGCTGTCCGGCGAGACGGATTTCGGCATCGGTCCCGAACGCGACGGCGCCCCGCAACTGGAAGCGCGCGAATTGATGGAGATGCCGTTCGAGGCCGTCGTCCCGCCGGATCATCCGCTGGCGCAGCACAGCCGGCTCGGCTGGAGCGACCTGGCCGCGCATCCGCTGATCTCGCTGCGGGGCCAGTTCACGGAGCGGCTGCTGGCCGACATGGGACGCGGACATGACCGCAAGGAGGACGGTGCGCGCGACGGCGAACGCAGCGCAGAACGCGGCACAACGCGCGGCACAACGCGCGACTCAAAAGGGGACTCAAAAGGCGCCGCGAAAGGCGACGCCCGGGGCGACAGCCTGCGCGAGGTCGCGCTTAGGCCGGCGCACGAGGTCACGTACATGACCACCGCGCTGGCCATGGTCGCGTCCGGTCTCGGCGTCACGGTGTGCATGCCGTATGCCGCACCGCTCGTGCGTCTGCACGGCCTGCACATGCTGCCACTCGACACGCCGGTCTTGACGCGCCGCTTCTTCGTGTACACGCGCGAGCAGCGGTCGCTGTCGCCGGCCGCGGCCGCGTTCATTGCGTTCCTGTACGAATGGGTCGGCGCCGACGACAACCCAGCGGGCGCGTTGCGGCCGCGCTAG
- a CDS encoding gamma-glutamylcyclotransferase — protein MSHNTIAINERMDKFDNHASVWLFGYGSLIFKADFPYLERRPASIAGWTRRFWQGSHDHRGTETAPGRVVTLVPDPSATCHGMAYLVTPEEFAHLDYREKNGYLRLATDIRFDDGGGTEGLVYIATHENAAYLGPASERDIALQIATARGPSGPNSEYLLELAKALRALGKPDPHVFEIERHLKEFQRRV, from the coding sequence ATGTCCCACAACACCATTGCTATCAACGAGCGCATGGACAAGTTCGACAACCACGCCAGCGTCTGGCTGTTCGGCTACGGCTCGCTCATCTTCAAGGCCGATTTTCCCTACCTCGAGCGCCGCCCCGCCAGCATAGCCGGCTGGACCCGGCGCTTCTGGCAGGGCTCGCACGACCACCGCGGTACGGAGACGGCGCCGGGCCGGGTCGTGACGCTCGTGCCGGACCCGAGCGCGACCTGCCACGGCATGGCTTACCTCGTCACGCCCGAGGAATTCGCCCACCTCGATTACCGCGAAAAGAACGGCTACCTGCGCCTGGCCACCGACATCCGTTTCGACGATGGCGGCGGCACCGAAGGCCTTGTCTACATCGCCACGCACGAAAACGCGGCCTACCTCGGCCCGGCGAGTGAGCGCGACATTGCGCTGCAGATCGCCACCGCGCGTGGCCCGAGCGGGCCGAACAGCGAATACCTGCTGGAACTGGCCAAGGCCTTGCGCGCACTCGGCAAGCCCGACCCGCATGTGTTTGAGATCGAACGGCACCTGAAAGAGTTCCAACGCCGGGTCTGA
- a CDS encoding ankyrin repeat domain-containing protein, translated as MQEPQQQQPPPRPPSASELDDDTLAFVRKVFHFARTGEAGELATLLDQGLPPNLRNERGDSLLMLACYHGHADAARVLLEHGADPEIMNDAGQTPLAGAAFKGDMSIATLLLGHGAEVDNAGPNGKTALMFAAMFNRVDIARLLLARGADPFRLDADGNAILDAARRMGAVDTAELLAAVTNER; from the coding sequence ATGCAGGAGCCGCAACAGCAACAGCCACCACCACGCCCGCCGTCGGCCAGCGAACTCGACGACGACACGCTGGCCTTCGTGCGCAAGGTCTTCCACTTCGCGCGCACCGGAGAGGCCGGCGAACTCGCGACGTTGCTGGACCAGGGCTTGCCGCCCAACCTGCGCAACGAACGCGGCGACAGCCTGCTGATGCTGGCCTGCTACCACGGCCATGCGGACGCCGCCCGGGTGCTGCTGGAACACGGCGCCGATCCCGAAATCATGAACGACGCCGGCCAGACCCCGCTCGCCGGCGCCGCCTTCAAGGGCGATATGTCGATCGCGACCCTGCTGCTGGGCCACGGCGCGGAGGTCGACAACGCGGGCCCGAACGGCAAGACGGCGCTGATGTTCGCCGCCATGTTCAATCGGGTGGACATCGCCCGCCTGCTGCTGGCGCGCGGCGCCGACCCGTTCCGCCTGGACGCGGACGGGAACGCGATCCTCGACGCGGCGCGCAGGATGGGCGCGGTGGACACGGCCGAACTGCTGGCGGCCGTGACCAACGAGCGCTGA